A genomic segment from Juglans regia cultivar Chandler chromosome 14, Walnut 2.0, whole genome shotgun sequence encodes:
- the LOC108990312 gene encoding uncharacterized protein LOC108990312, whose translation MRTLHFDNVISNEEVGGKIWVLWMNDLNVQIMRMTSQFLSPRTVEGQFQFLGNFIYAKCKMMDRRVLWEDLRWNSMNEDPCLFAGNFNIIRTNLKRRGGRPRPIAAMDDFNQWIHEGGFIDLNAQGSNFSWCNGQSGLTRAWAKLDRVLLDANLLSFFPTASCSYFPKTTSNHCPMLVWDVPVIGTGLVILACKLKKVKVALREWNKRVFGRTNTHIESLKVKVEGLESCLQREWDIDAERELVVASDELNSWRRREDIRLAQMAKIKWNMDGDRNSKFFHVWLANKRRKRIKGMRTLDGVEFNSPEEIHNGAVEYFADFLKNTNQSQVLPDLSDLISLVIDVEDCTCICRTPSLDEVKEALSSIPINSSPGPDGS comes from the exons ATGCGGACTCTTCATTTTGATAATGTAATTTCTAATGAAGAAGTTGGTGGGAAAATATGGGTCTTGTGGATGAATGATTTAAATGTACAGATTATGCGGATGACCTCACAGTTTTTGTCTCCAAGGACAGTTGAGggtcaatttcaatttttgggtaattttatttatgcaaagtgtaaaATGATGGATAGGCGGGTTCTATGGGAGGATTTGAGGTGGAATAGTATGAATGAGGatccttgtttgtttgctggcaattttaatattattcgtacGAATTTGAAAAGACGGGGTGGTCGTCCTAGGCCAATAGCGGCGATGGATGATTTTAACCAATGGATCCATGAGGGTggttttattgatttaaatGCTCAAGGTAgtaatttttcttggtgtaatggccagagTGGTTTAACTAGAGCTTGGGCTAAGCTGGATCGTGTTTTATTGGATGCAAATTTATTGTCTTTCTTCCCTACGGCGTCTTGTTCGTACTTCCCAAAGACGACTTCGAACCATTGCCCTATGCTG GTGTGGGATGTGCCGGTGATTGGGACGGGGCTTGTCATTCTTGCTTGTAAGCTTAAAAAGGTGAAAGTGGCTCTTCGTGAATGGAATAAGCGAGTGTTTGGTAGGACTAATACCCATATTGAATCTTTGAAAGTGAAGGTTGAGGGTCTGGAAAGTTGTCTGCAAAGAGAGTGGGATATTGATGCCGAGAGGGAGCTTGTGGTGGCTTCGGATGAATTGAATTCTTGGAGACGTAGGGAAGATATCAGATTAGCTCAAATggctaaaataaaatggaatatgGACGGCGAtcgtaattcaaaattttttcatgtatggtTAGCTAATAAACGACGTAAAAGAATCAAAGGGATGAGAACTCTAGATGGGGTAGAGTTTAATTCGccagaagaaattcataatggaGCTGTTGAGTATTTTGcggattttcttaaaaatactaaccaGTCACAAGTACTTCCGGATTTATCAGATTTGATTTCACTAGTTATTGATGTTGAGGATTGTACATGTATTTGTCGTACCCCTTCATTGGATGAAGTAAAGGAGGCTCTTTCTTCGATTCCTATAAACAGTTCTCCtgggccagatg GTTCCTGA